In Sebaldella termitidis ATCC 33386, one DNA window encodes the following:
- a CDS encoding L-fuculose-phosphate aldolase codes for MLMENERKLIVEYGKLLVTKGLTTGTGGNISIFDKEKKYFAISPSGIDYFETEPEDVVIMDLDGKVVEGERKPSSEWMMHLIFYKKRDDVEAVVHTHSRFSSTISCMRWDIPALHYYVAFAGKTIPCAKYASYGTQELADNAFEGMGEGKAALLANHGLITIGRSVKEAFLVAEMSEEMAEYYYRTKSIGEPVLLDEEEMESMLLRFKSYGQ; via the coding sequence ATGCTGATGGAAAATGAGAGAAAGCTCATTGTGGAATATGGAAAGCTCTTGGTAACAAAAGGACTTACTACTGGAACAGGAGGAAATATAAGTATTTTTGATAAGGAAAAAAAATATTTTGCAATAAGTCCGAGCGGAATAGATTATTTTGAAACAGAGCCTGAAGATGTGGTAATTATGGATTTGGACGGAAAAGTAGTGGAGGGGGAAAGAAAGCCTTCCAGTGAATGGATGATGCATTTGATTTTTTATAAAAAAAGAGATGATGTAGAAGCTGTGGTTCACACTCATTCGAGATTTTCTTCGACTATCTCATGCATGAGATGGGATATCCCTGCACTTCATTATTATGTGGCATTTGCAGGAAAAACAATTCCTTGTGCAAAATATGCATCATACGGTACACAGGAGCTTGCCGATAATGCTTTTGAGGGAATGGGAGAAGGAAAGGCGGCGCTTCTTGCCAATCATGGATTAATAACAATAGGACGCAGTGTAAAGGAAGCTTTTCTTGTGGCTGAAATGAGCGAGGAGATGGCGGAGTATTATTACAGAACAAAATCAATAGGAGAACCAGTTTTGCTGGATGAAGAAGAGATGGAAAGTATGCTTCTGAGATTCAAATCTTATGGACAATAA
- a CDS encoding zinc-dependent alcohol dehydrogenase — translation MKIAYFYGPEDVRIEETAIPEPGYGEVVIKNKVALTCGTDLKTYLRGHPLWIPPAVFGHEASGVVYKVGEGVEKFKVGDRVVAHNSAPCHECIYCKTHQYSMCENNLFNSGAFAEYQKIPERIVRQNMFKLPDTLDFKSAALTEPFSCAVYGVDESNIKQGDYVVINGVGPIGLMFVKLVYLKGAHIIVTDASDKRLELAKKLGAKDIININEVSDVVKAVKDCTPQSRGVDVAIEATGLPRVWENTILMARKGGLVNLFGGTKKGETFTIDCQLFHYSQLTIKGVFHTTPYHVERAFRLICEGVISADDFVNNEYDIDHLVDALESHRTGNVIKNAIIFE, via the coding sequence ATGAAAATAGCGTATTTTTACGGCCCCGAAGATGTAAGGATAGAAGAAACAGCTATACCGGAACCGGGTTATGGTGAAGTGGTAATAAAAAATAAAGTAGCATTAACATGCGGAACAGACCTGAAAACATATCTGAGAGGTCATCCGCTCTGGATTCCGCCGGCAGTTTTCGGACACGAAGCATCAGGAGTGGTATATAAGGTAGGAGAAGGAGTAGAAAAATTTAAGGTAGGAGACAGGGTAGTAGCACATAATTCTGCACCTTGTCATGAGTGTATTTACTGTAAGACACATCAGTATTCTATGTGCGAAAATAATCTTTTTAATTCAGGAGCTTTTGCAGAATATCAAAAAATTCCTGAAAGAATAGTAAGACAGAATATGTTCAAGCTCCCTGATACACTGGATTTTAAGAGTGCAGCTCTTACAGAGCCGTTTTCATGTGCGGTTTACGGTGTGGATGAATCAAATATAAAACAGGGGGACTATGTTGTAATAAACGGGGTAGGACCAATCGGGCTTATGTTTGTAAAGCTTGTGTATCTAAAAGGTGCACATATAATTGTTACAGATGCAAGCGATAAGAGACTGGAACTGGCAAAAAAATTGGGAGCAAAAGATATTATAAATATAAATGAAGTTTCTGATGTAGTAAAAGCTGTAAAGGACTGTACACCGCAGAGCAGAGGTGTAGATGTGGCAATAGAAGCAACAGGGCTTCCGAGAGTATGGGAAAATACTATTCTTATGGCAAGAAAAGGCGGTTTGGTAAATTTATTCGGAGGAACGAAAAAGGGAGAAACATTCACTATAGACTGCCAGCTTTTTCATTATTCACAGCTGACAATAAAGGGTGTTTTTCATACTACTCCCTATCATGTGGAAAGAGCCTTCAGACTCATTTGTGAAGGTGTAATAAGTGCAGATGACTTTGTAAATAATGAATATGATATAGATCATCTGGTAGATGCATTGGAGTCACACAGAACAGGAAATGTAATAAAAAATGCAATTATTTTCGAATAA